In Mycobacterium sp. JS623, one genomic interval encodes:
- a CDS encoding adenylate kinase, producing the protein MRVVLLGPPGAGKGTQAQKLSEKLGIPQISTGDLFRKNISEGTPLGVEAKRYLDAGDLVPSELTNKLVEDRIEQEDAAAGFILDGYPRSVEQAKALDEMLKNHDTKLDAVLEFQVSEAELFERLKGRGRADDTEEVIHNRMQVYRDETEPLLEYYSHNNLQTVDAVGALDEVFARALRALGK; encoded by the coding sequence GTGAGAGTCGTTCTACTCGGACCGCCCGGCGCGGGCAAAGGCACTCAGGCGCAGAAGCTGTCCGAAAAGCTCGGCATCCCGCAGATCTCGACCGGGGACCTGTTCCGCAAGAACATCAGCGAGGGCACCCCACTGGGGGTCGAAGCCAAGCGCTACCTCGACGCAGGCGATCTGGTGCCGTCGGAGTTGACGAACAAGCTGGTCGAGGATCGCATCGAGCAGGAGGATGCGGCTGCCGGGTTCATTCTCGACGGCTACCCCCGCTCGGTAGAGCAGGCCAAGGCGCTCGATGAGATGCTGAAGAACCACGACACCAAGCTCGACGCGGTACTGGAGTTCCAGGTCTCCGAGGCGGAGCTGTTCGAGCGGCTCAAGGGCCGCGGTCGCGCCGACGACACCGAAGAGGTCATCCACAACCGGATGCAGGTGTATCGCGACGAGACCGAGCCGCTGCTCGAGTACTACAGCCACAACAACCTGCAGACGGTCGACGCGGTAGGTGCACTGGACGAGGTGTTCGCGCGGGCCCTGCGGGCGCTCGGCAAGTAA
- a CDS encoding MarR family winged helix-turn-helix transcriptional regulator: MPPESDEHDPIALARANWQRAGWGDVADGMVAVTSVMRAHQILLARVETALRPYDLSFSRYELLRLLAFSRTGALPITKASDRLQVHVTSVTHAIRRLEADGLVVRLPHPTDGRTTLVQITALGRSTVEDATVTLNNEVFADIGMSEGQSRALADSIETLRRNSGDF, from the coding sequence GTGCCCCCGGAATCCGACGAGCATGATCCGATCGCCTTGGCGCGCGCCAACTGGCAGCGGGCCGGTTGGGGCGACGTCGCCGACGGAATGGTCGCGGTGACCTCGGTGATGCGGGCGCACCAGATCTTGCTGGCCCGGGTGGAAACCGCGCTGCGGCCCTATGACCTGAGCTTTTCCCGGTATGAGTTGCTGCGGCTGCTGGCATTTAGCCGCACCGGCGCGCTACCGATCACCAAGGCGTCCGACCGATTACAGGTGCACGTCACCAGCGTCACGCACGCGATCCGCCGGCTGGAGGCCGACGGATTGGTCGTACGCTTACCCCACCCGACTGACGGCCGCACCACGCTGGTGCAGATCACCGCGCTCGGCCGCTCGACGGTCGAGGACGCCACCGTCACGCTGAATAACGAAGTGTTCGCCGACATCGGGATGTCCGAAGGTCAGTCGCGGGCGCTGGCGGATTCCATCGAGACGCTGCGCCGCAACTCCGGCGACTTCTAA
- a CDS encoding thiamine pyrophosphate-binding protein, with translation MAGRHRVVDHIVACLAANGIDCFFGVDGANIEDLYDAAYFRDDITAVLAKHEFSAATMADGYSRSGAGLGVVVATSGGGCLNTVPGLGEAFASRVPVLALIGQPPITLDGSGSFQDTSGCNGALNAEALFTEVSVYCRRVVRPEDIVVALPEAIAAARTGGPAVLLLPKDIQQSELDANGVGFELATTQPGDPEAIADTLRRADGPVTIIAGEQVARDDARAELEQLRAVLRARIATVPDAKDVAGTPGMGSSSALGVTGVMGHPGVATAIADSAVCLLVGTRMGVTSRAGLDDVLASVPVVSIGSATPYVQCAHVHTDDLRGSLSLLTAALSGRTPGVLVPDAVPHTELQPPRSDGPGIRYREAMTALDAMLPVGTDVIVDAGNIGASAIHYLPVRRDGRFIVALGMGGMGYSFGAGLGVAFGRSMGARAKSNGQRHRTVVIAGDGSFLMHGMEIHTALQYRLPVTFVLFDNHAHAMCVTREQIFYDDLYSYNRFGPSRFGAGLAAMFPGLLSVDVDDIGQLPGALQTALEADGPSVVSVECSADEIPPFAAFLRNTSTQPPTTKENLPHVIARA, from the coding sequence ATGGCCGGAAGGCATCGAGTTGTCGATCACATCGTCGCGTGTCTCGCGGCGAACGGCATCGACTGCTTCTTCGGTGTCGACGGAGCCAACATCGAGGATCTCTACGACGCCGCTTACTTCCGCGATGACATCACCGCGGTGCTCGCCAAGCACGAGTTCTCCGCCGCCACAATGGCCGACGGCTACAGCCGCAGCGGAGCCGGGCTGGGCGTGGTGGTTGCGACCTCTGGCGGCGGCTGCCTGAACACCGTCCCTGGGCTGGGTGAAGCGTTCGCCAGCCGGGTGCCGGTGCTGGCGCTGATCGGGCAACCGCCGATCACGCTCGACGGTAGCGGGTCCTTCCAGGACACCAGCGGCTGTAACGGTGCGCTGAACGCCGAGGCATTGTTCACCGAGGTATCGGTGTACTGCCGACGTGTGGTGCGGCCGGAGGACATCGTCGTGGCGCTGCCTGAAGCGATCGCGGCCGCCAGGACCGGTGGACCGGCAGTGCTGTTGCTGCCCAAGGATATTCAGCAATCCGAGCTTGACGCCAACGGCGTTGGCTTCGAACTCGCAACGACGCAACCTGGCGATCCCGAGGCCATTGCGGACACACTGCGACGTGCCGACGGGCCCGTCACGATCATTGCCGGCGAGCAGGTCGCTCGCGACGACGCGCGTGCCGAACTCGAGCAGCTGCGCGCGGTGTTGCGCGCGCGGATCGCCACGGTGCCCGATGCCAAGGATGTCGCGGGCACGCCGGGCATGGGATCGTCGTCGGCGCTTGGCGTCACCGGCGTGATGGGCCACCCGGGCGTCGCGACCGCAATCGCCGACAGCGCGGTGTGCCTACTCGTGGGCACGCGCATGGGTGTGACGTCACGTGCCGGCCTTGACGACGTGCTGGCGTCGGTTCCCGTCGTCTCGATCGGTTCGGCGACGCCGTATGTGCAATGCGCACACGTGCATACCGACGACTTGCGCGGCTCGTTGTCGCTACTGACCGCTGCCCTTTCGGGCCGGACGCCTGGTGTGCTGGTGCCTGATGCGGTGCCGCACACCGAATTGCAGCCGCCGCGCTCGGACGGTCCTGGCATCCGATATCGCGAGGCGATGACGGCGCTGGACGCGATGCTCCCCGTCGGCACGGACGTGATCGTCGATGCGGGAAACATCGGCGCATCCGCGATTCACTACCTTCCGGTGCGACGTGACGGCCGGTTCATCGTCGCGCTCGGCATGGGCGGCATGGGATACAGCTTCGGAGCCGGCCTGGGCGTGGCATTCGGGCGGAGTATGGGCGCTCGCGCGAAGAGCAATGGCCAACGGCATCGAACGGTTGTCATTGCCGGCGACGGCTCGTTCCTGATGCACGGCATGGAGATTCACACGGCGCTGCAGTACCGGCTGCCGGTGACGTTCGTGCTTTTCGACAACCATGCGCATGCGATGTGCGTGACGCGCGAGCAGATCTTCTACGACGACCTCTACAGCTACAACCGGTTCGGGCCAAGCCGTTTCGGCGCTGGCCTTGCCGCGATGTTCCCCGGCCTGTTGTCGGTGGACGTCGACGACATCGGCCAGTTGCCCGGCGCACTGCAAACCGCACTGGAGGCAGACGGCCCATCGGTCGTCAGTGTCGAGTGCTCAGCCGACGAAATCCCGCCGTTTGCGGCCTTTCTCCGCAATACCTCGACACAACCGCCCACTACGAAGGAGAACCTCCCCCATGTCATTGCCCGCGCTTGA
- a CDS encoding sigma-70 family RNA polymerase sigma factor, whose protein sequence is MMRVLYDEHAAALWRYALRLTGDQARAEDVVQETLLRAWRHPEVTDEVERSARAWLFTVARNLIIDERRSARYRNEAGTPDLEQVADRAAPDEVDSALDRLLLGTALSQLSEEHRAVIRRSYYQGWTTAQIAKDLQIAEGTVKSRLHYAVRALRLNLQEMGVTR, encoded by the coding sequence ATGATGCGGGTGCTTTATGACGAGCACGCCGCGGCTCTGTGGCGCTATGCCCTGAGGCTCACTGGTGATCAAGCGCGTGCGGAGGACGTGGTGCAGGAGACGCTGCTTCGGGCTTGGCGTCACCCCGAGGTGACCGACGAAGTCGAACGGTCGGCCAGGGCGTGGCTGTTCACCGTGGCGCGCAACCTGATCATCGACGAGCGCCGCAGCGCGCGATACCGCAACGAAGCCGGCACCCCCGACCTCGAGCAGGTCGCCGACCGGGCCGCACCCGACGAGGTGGACTCCGCATTGGACCGACTGCTGTTGGGCACAGCCTTGAGCCAGCTGTCCGAGGAACACCGTGCCGTGATCCGCCGGTCCTACTACCAGGGCTGGACTACCGCACAGATCGCCAAGGATCTTCAGATCGCGGAAGGCACGGTGAAATCCCGGCTTCATTACGCGGTTCGGGCGTTGCGACTCAATCTGCAGGAAATGGGGGTGACACGATGA
- a CDS encoding anti-sigma factor family protein: protein MTQFGFPLGGDLMDGDRYVTWDAAYVLGSLTSSERREYEAHLETCERCRSAVAEISGVPALLAMMDLEDVRALDEEPPESPPLRPEVLDSILDKVRWRRRRSRWLTSAAVGVAAALLAVGVVIAIRPEIVGLADYTPQGTTQAMDMAKVSDTPINASITLTGFGWGTRIDMACSYGEWGQAGTIPPQNLGMVVVGRDGSHTEVATWLGLSGATALPSATTPMQKDEIAAVQLISSDNGKVLLERHL, encoded by the coding sequence ATGACACAATTCGGTTTTCCCCTAGGCGGTGATCTTATGGACGGCGATCGCTACGTGACCTGGGATGCGGCCTATGTCCTCGGTTCACTGACGAGCAGCGAACGCCGCGAGTACGAGGCTCACCTGGAGACCTGTGAGCGGTGCCGATCGGCCGTCGCCGAGATCAGCGGCGTCCCTGCGCTACTGGCGATGATGGATCTCGAGGATGTCCGTGCGCTGGATGAGGAGCCGCCGGAATCCCCGCCGCTTCGGCCCGAGGTGCTCGATTCGATCCTCGACAAGGTGCGGTGGCGCCGTAGGCGGTCGCGCTGGCTGACGTCGGCCGCGGTCGGGGTCGCCGCCGCACTGCTGGCGGTTGGCGTAGTGATCGCTATTCGTCCCGAGATTGTGGGCCTTGCGGACTACACCCCGCAGGGAACCACTCAGGCGATGGACATGGCGAAGGTGTCGGATACTCCGATCAACGCGTCGATCACGTTGACCGGATTCGGTTGGGGCACCCGCATCGACATGGCTTGCTCGTACGGCGAATGGGGTCAAGCCGGCACCATCCCTCCGCAGAACCTGGGCATGGTCGTGGTGGGCCGCGACGGCAGCCACACCGAGGTAGCCACGTGGCTCGGCTTGTCGGGCGCGACGGCGCTGCCGAGTGCTACCACTCCGATGCAGAAGGACGAAATCGCTGCGGTGCAACTGATTTCGTCTGACAACGGAAAGGTTTTGCTGGAAAGACACTTGTGA
- the map gene encoding type I methionyl aminopeptidase, producing MIGLPGLRSRKVVAQRSAGELDAMAAAGSLVASALLAVRTAAAPGVSTLALDEIAESVIRDGGGVPSFLGYHGFPASICSSVNDRVVHGIPSASEKLADGDLVSIDCGAILDGWHGDSAVTFGIGALIPVDEALSAATREAMEAGIAAMVPGNRLTDVSHAIETGTHAAQARHDRKFGIVAGYGGHGIGRQMHMDPFLPNEGSPGRGPYLAPGSVLAIEPMLTLGTTKTVVLEDEWTVVTADGSRAAHWEHTVAVTDDGPRILTV from the coding sequence ATGATCGGCCTTCCGGGGCTGCGCAGCCGCAAGGTCGTCGCGCAGCGCAGCGCCGGTGAACTCGATGCCATGGCGGCGGCGGGGTCGCTGGTGGCCTCCGCGCTGTTGGCCGTCCGGACGGCGGCCGCGCCTGGCGTCTCGACGCTGGCGCTGGACGAGATCGCCGAATCCGTCATCCGCGACGGCGGCGGTGTCCCGTCGTTTCTCGGGTATCACGGCTTCCCGGCCAGCATCTGCTCATCGGTGAATGACCGTGTGGTGCATGGCATTCCGTCGGCAAGTGAGAAACTTGCCGACGGTGACCTGGTGTCCATCGACTGCGGTGCGATCCTCGACGGTTGGCACGGCGACTCGGCGGTCACGTTCGGCATCGGCGCGCTGATCCCCGTCGACGAGGCCCTGTCAGCGGCCACCCGTGAGGCGATGGAAGCGGGAATCGCGGCGATGGTGCCCGGTAACCGGCTGACCGACGTTTCGCATGCCATCGAAACTGGGACGCACGCCGCGCAGGCGCGCCACGACCGGAAGTTCGGCATCGTCGCTGGTTACGGCGGGCACGGCATCGGCCGCCAGATGCACATGGACCCATTCCTGCCCAACGAGGGCTCGCCGGGACGCGGGCCCTACCTGGCGCCGGGGTCGGTGCTGGCCATCGAACCGATGCTCACCCTCGGCACCACCAAGACCGTTGTGTTGGAAGACGAATGGACGGTCGTCACCGCCGACGGGTCGCGCGCCGCGCACTGGGAGCACACCGTCGCCGTCACCGACGACGGTCCACGAATCCTCACCGTCTGA
- a CDS encoding response regulator, giving the protein MTPSGPPVRLVLVDDHEMVIEGLKAMLAAFSDRVEVVGQAVGAERALSVIKELHPDIVLCDVRMQGASGLDLCLELRESDPKRKVVMLSVYDDEQYLFQALRVGASGYLLKSISSDELVRQLEFVHSGETAIDPGMAARAVDTAARLQRDEFWPGARQGLTQRESEILSFVVNGLSNRAIATKLVIGDETVKSHLRSIYRKLGVSDRTGAVATALREGIYQ; this is encoded by the coding sequence ATGACGCCCAGCGGTCCTCCGGTACGCCTCGTGCTGGTCGACGACCACGAGATGGTCATCGAGGGCCTCAAGGCGATGCTTGCGGCGTTTTCGGACCGCGTCGAGGTGGTTGGTCAGGCCGTCGGCGCTGAGCGGGCGCTCAGCGTGATCAAGGAGCTCCACCCCGACATCGTGTTGTGCGACGTGCGCATGCAGGGCGCCAGCGGCCTGGACCTGTGCCTCGAGCTACGCGAGAGCGACCCCAAGCGCAAGGTCGTGATGCTGTCTGTCTACGACGACGAACAGTACCTCTTCCAGGCACTGCGGGTCGGAGCGTCCGGCTATCTGCTCAAGAGCATCAGTAGCGACGAGCTGGTCCGTCAGCTCGAGTTCGTGCACAGCGGTGAGACGGCCATCGATCCCGGCATGGCCGCCCGAGCCGTCGACACCGCGGCCCGCCTGCAGCGCGACGAGTTCTGGCCGGGTGCCCGCCAGGGGCTGACCCAACGCGAGAGCGAGATCCTGTCGTTCGTCGTCAACGGGTTGTCCAACCGCGCCATAGCGACCAAATTGGTCATCGGCGACGAGACCGTGAAGTCCCATCTGCGGTCGATCTACCGCAAGCTCGGCGTCAGCGACCGCACCGGCGCGGTAGCCACCGCACTGCGGGAGGGCATCTACCAATGA
- a CDS encoding pyridoxal phosphate-dependent aminotransferase, whose translation MATLKRELTDAVGALPSALNPLALSLNENPFPPLPAVRSALIESIDAANRYPEFLPERLRALIAGRVGVRDEQVVIGVGATGVILQVLHAVTSPGEKMVMTSPTFDGYPIFARMARLEAVTVALDVHGHHDLDAMADAAHDARVVVVCRPHNPTGTVEPAAEIEGFLQRIPPDTVVLLDEAYVEFLSPAYRIDAPALVERYPNVVVLRTFSKAYGLAGLRIGYGFCASGLARRLWAMQPPFGMGITSLVAVAASYDAESQLRQRIRIIAAERRYLRMRLRSMGVYSADAHANFVYLPSWREPWREVFDGTGLQVRHYADGGVRITVGNRQSTRAVLAAVAPAAMR comes from the coding sequence ATGGCCACGCTCAAGCGCGAATTGACCGATGCGGTCGGGGCGCTGCCTAGCGCGCTGAACCCGTTGGCGTTGTCGCTCAACGAGAATCCGTTTCCGCCGCTGCCAGCGGTGCGTTCAGCGCTGATCGAATCGATTGACGCGGCCAATCGCTATCCCGAATTCCTGCCTGAGCGGTTGCGCGCGCTGATCGCGGGGCGAGTCGGCGTGCGTGACGAGCAGGTGGTGATCGGTGTCGGCGCGACGGGGGTGATCCTGCAGGTGCTGCATGCGGTAACCAGCCCCGGCGAGAAAATGGTGATGACGTCGCCTACGTTCGACGGATACCCGATCTTCGCGCGGATGGCACGGCTGGAAGCGGTCACCGTCGCGCTGGATGTGCACGGCCATCACGATCTGGATGCCATGGCCGACGCCGCCCACGACGCCAGAGTCGTTGTGGTGTGCCGGCCGCACAACCCGACCGGCACCGTCGAGCCGGCGGCCGAGATCGAGGGTTTCCTGCAGCGGATCCCCCCGGACACCGTGGTGCTGCTGGACGAGGCATACGTGGAGTTTCTGTCGCCGGCGTATCGGATCGACGCCCCTGCGCTCGTCGAGCGTTATCCGAATGTCGTTGTGCTGCGCACCTTCTCGAAGGCATACGGATTGGCCGGTCTGCGGATCGGCTACGGGTTCTGCGCCTCGGGGCTGGCCCGCAGACTGTGGGCCATGCAGCCGCCATTCGGGATGGGCATCACCAGCTTGGTGGCAGTGGCGGCATCCTATGACGCGGAAAGCCAGCTGCGGCAACGTATTCGGATTATCGCCGCCGAGCGGCGCTACCTGCGGATGCGGCTGAGGTCCATGGGTGTGTACAGCGCCGACGCTCATGCCAACTTCGTATATCTGCCGTCGTGGCGTGAGCCGTGGCGGGAAGTGTTCGACGGCACCGGGTTGCAGGTTCGCCATTACGCCGACGGCGGCGTGCGCATCACGGTCGGCAACCGGCAGTCCACACGCGCCGTGCTGGCGGCGGTGGCGCCGGCTGCAATGCGTTGA
- a CDS encoding GAF domain-containing sensor histidine kinase, protein MKPRPPNAVRDLVDADRELALLRELIQAASKGPGVEPLAAAAARMITAATASDVCFVHVLDDTDRSLTLAGATPPFDAAVGEVRLPLGQGISGWVASHREPVVISHDKEADPRYMPFESLRGKDFTSMVSVPMETDPGGLVGVLNVHTVERREFTERDVELLLVIGRLIAGALHQARLHRQLVARERAHENFVEQVIEAQEIERRRLAGDIHDGISQRLVTLSYRLDAATRAVGDPVMMSEQLSKARELVDLTLQEARAAISGLRPPVLDDLGLSGGLASLARSIPQITMEIDLDDTRLPDHIELALYRIAQECLQNVVKHAKANRARLTFFVTSDAARLEIVDDGVGFDTFEHPLGGDEMGGYGLLSMAERAEIVGGRLNIRSRPGAGTAVTATIPLPSPAREDA, encoded by the coding sequence ATGAAGCCTCGTCCACCGAATGCCGTCCGTGATCTCGTCGACGCCGACCGCGAACTCGCCCTGCTGCGCGAACTGATTCAGGCCGCATCGAAAGGCCCTGGCGTCGAGCCGCTCGCAGCCGCAGCGGCGCGGATGATCACCGCCGCCACGGCTAGCGACGTGTGCTTCGTCCACGTGCTCGACGACACCGACCGGTCGCTGACCCTGGCCGGGGCGACGCCGCCGTTCGACGCTGCGGTCGGCGAGGTGCGGCTGCCACTCGGGCAGGGCATCTCAGGCTGGGTGGCCAGCCACCGCGAGCCCGTGGTGATCAGTCACGACAAGGAGGCCGATCCGCGGTACATGCCGTTTGAGTCGTTGCGGGGCAAGGACTTCACGTCGATGGTGTCGGTGCCGATGGAGACCGATCCCGGTGGCTTGGTTGGCGTTTTGAACGTGCACACCGTGGAGCGCCGCGAGTTCACCGAGCGCGACGTCGAACTGCTGCTTGTCATCGGTCGGCTGATCGCGGGGGCACTGCATCAGGCCCGGCTGCACCGACAGTTGGTGGCCCGCGAACGCGCACACGAGAACTTCGTCGAGCAGGTCATCGAGGCCCAGGAGATCGAACGGCGAAGGCTGGCAGGCGATATCCACGACGGCATCTCGCAACGGCTCGTCACGCTGTCCTACCGGCTCGACGCGGCGACCCGGGCCGTCGGTGATCCGGTAATGATGAGCGAGCAGCTGAGCAAGGCACGCGAACTCGTCGACCTGACGCTGCAGGAAGCCCGTGCGGCGATCAGCGGGCTGCGGCCACCGGTGCTCGATGACCTTGGGCTATCTGGCGGGCTGGCCAGCCTGGCCCGGTCGATCCCACAGATCACCATGGAGATCGACCTCGACGACACCCGCCTGCCCGATCACATCGAGCTCGCGCTCTACCGCATCGCCCAGGAATGTCTGCAGAACGTCGTCAAGCATGCGAAAGCGAATAGAGCGCGCCTGACGTTCTTCGTCACCAGTGACGCCGCTCGCCTCGAAATCGTTGACGACGGAGTGGGTTTCGACACCTTCGAGCATCCGCTCGGCGGTGACGAGATGGGCGGGTACGGCCTACTGTCGATGGCCGAGCGCGCCGAGATCGTCGGCGGCAGGCTCAACATCCGGTCGCGGCCGGGCGCCGGTACTGCCGTCACCGCAACCATTCCGCTGCCGTCCCCAGCGCGAGAAGACGCTTAG
- the secY gene encoding preprotein translocase subunit SecY: MLSAFISSLRTVDLRRKILFTLAIVILYRVGASIPSPGVNYPNVQKCVAQVSGGDSAQIYSLINLFSGGALLHLTVFAVGVMPYITASIIVQLLTVVIPRFEQLRKEGQAGQAKMTQYTRYLAVALAILQATSIVALAANGGLLQGCTLDIIQGQSQGLNIFTLVVIVLVMTAGAALVMWMGELVTERGIGNGMSLLIFAGIAARIPVEGKTILDSRGGMVFALVCVAALVIIVGVVFVEQGQRRIPVQYAKRMVGRRMYGGTSTYLPLKVNQAGVIPVIFASSLIYIPHLITQLIRSGSSSPGNTWWDRFVGNYLTNPADPVYIAIYFGLIIFFTYFYVSITFNPDERADEMKKFGGFIPGIRPGKPTADYLRYVLSRITLPGSIYLGVIAVLPNLFLQIGNGGGVQNLPFGGTAVLIMIGVGLDTVKQIESQLMQRNYEGFLK, translated from the coding sequence GTGCTCTCGGCTTTCATCTCTTCGCTCAGGACAGTCGACCTGAGACGAAAGATCCTGTTCACGCTCGCCATCGTGATCCTGTACCGGGTCGGCGCGTCCATCCCGTCGCCGGGCGTCAACTACCCGAACGTGCAGAAGTGCGTGGCGCAGGTCAGTGGCGGTGACTCGGCGCAGATCTACTCGCTGATCAACCTGTTCTCCGGAGGTGCACTACTGCACCTGACCGTGTTCGCGGTCGGCGTGATGCCCTACATCACCGCGAGCATCATCGTGCAGCTGTTGACCGTGGTCATTCCGCGCTTCGAGCAGCTGCGTAAGGAGGGCCAGGCCGGCCAGGCCAAGATGACGCAGTACACCCGCTATCTGGCGGTTGCGCTGGCGATTCTGCAGGCCACCAGCATCGTGGCGCTGGCCGCGAACGGCGGGCTGCTGCAGGGCTGCACACTCGACATCATCCAGGGCCAGAGCCAGGGCCTGAACATCTTCACGCTCGTCGTCATCGTGCTGGTGATGACTGCGGGCGCCGCGTTGGTGATGTGGATGGGTGAGCTGGTCACCGAGCGGGGCATCGGCAACGGCATGTCGCTGCTGATCTTCGCCGGCATCGCCGCGCGTATCCCGGTCGAGGGCAAGACCATCCTCGACAGCCGCGGCGGCATGGTGTTCGCGCTGGTCTGCGTGGCGGCGCTGGTGATCATCGTCGGCGTGGTGTTCGTCGAGCAGGGCCAACGACGCATTCCCGTGCAGTACGCCAAGCGCATGGTCGGCAGGCGCATGTACGGCGGCACGTCGACGTATCTGCCGCTGAAGGTCAACCAGGCCGGCGTTATCCCGGTGATCTTCGCGTCCTCGCTGATCTATATCCCGCACCTGATCACCCAGCTGATCCGCAGCGGCAGCTCCAGTCCCGGAAACACGTGGTGGGACCGGTTCGTCGGCAACTACCTGACCAACCCCGCTGACCCCGTGTACATCGCCATCTACTTCGGGTTGATCATCTTCTTCACGTACTTCTACGTGTCGATCACGTTCAACCCCGACGAGCGTGCTGACGAGATGAAGAAGTTCGGCGGCTTCATCCCCGGCATCCGCCCTGGCAAACCGACTGCCGACTATTTGCGCTACGTGCTGAGCCGGATCACCCTTCCAGGCTCGATCTACCTGGGCGTGATCGCCGTCCTGCCGAACCTGTTCCTCCAGATAGGAAACGGCGGCGGCGTGCAGAACCTGCCGTTCGGCGGAACTGCGGTTCTAATCATGATTGGCGTCGGGTTGGATACGGTCAAACAGATCGAGAGCCAGCTGATGCAACGCAACTACGAAGGGTTCCTGAAGTGA
- a CDS encoding 3-oxoacyl-ACP synthase III family protein, which produces MNEQKPVSLVDVSTYLPGEPIGAEYYAQFADSDDLRDNVMFRAPKFRHHVAADETAIDMVERAAAGLIERHGHDTIANVDVLITHTQAPDMPFYGGGGGMAHRLGMKPNWVLDLHNGGCAAFVLGLQMARQLLSSGAGQSALIAVAQNAAGQAFDQPTVRRKAQAAVPGDGAAVGLVTLSDESPILDVECRTYGEYAGDMTLAVDPPRKWWQPGVGELHIGFTESKITKVLARGNRQVPEVSYAVCDRIGMRPKDLDLLVTNQPNRVFLRNWREALELPKERHVDTFDDCGNLFAAGIPINLDRAITEGQLKKGDVVLMAAFAHAGDFAGAAAVKWGGR; this is translated from the coding sequence GTGAACGAGCAGAAGCCAGTCAGCTTGGTTGACGTTTCGACGTACCTGCCGGGGGAACCGATCGGCGCCGAGTACTACGCCCAGTTCGCGGACTCCGACGATCTGCGCGACAACGTGATGTTCCGCGCGCCGAAGTTCCGCCACCATGTGGCCGCGGATGAGACCGCCATCGACATGGTGGAGCGGGCCGCGGCAGGATTGATCGAGCGCCACGGCCACGACACCATCGCCAACGTCGACGTGCTGATCACCCACACCCAGGCGCCGGACATGCCGTTCTACGGCGGAGGCGGCGGGATGGCGCATCGCCTTGGCATGAAACCGAATTGGGTGCTCGATCTGCACAATGGTGGATGTGCGGCGTTCGTGCTCGGGCTGCAGATGGCCCGCCAGCTGCTTTCGTCGGGAGCGGGTCAGAGCGCGCTGATCGCGGTCGCGCAGAACGCGGCCGGGCAGGCGTTCGACCAGCCCACGGTGCGCCGCAAAGCACAGGCGGCGGTGCCCGGCGATGGTGCCGCCGTCGGGCTGGTCACGCTGTCGGACGAATCGCCGATCCTCGACGTCGAATGCCGCACCTACGGCGAGTACGCGGGCGACATGACCCTCGCCGTCGACCCGCCGCGCAAGTGGTGGCAGCCGGGGGTCGGCGAGCTTCACATCGGCTTCACCGAAAGCAAAATCACCAAGGTGCTGGCCAGGGGCAACCGTCAGGTTCCGGAAGTGTCGTACGCCGTGTGTGACCGAATCGGCATGCGGCCCAAGGATCTTGACCTACTCGTCACGAACCAACCCAACCGGGTATTCCTGCGCAACTGGCGTGAGGCGCTGGAACTGCCGAAGGAACGCCACGTCGACACGTTCGACGACTGCGGCAACCTGTTCGCCGCGGGTATCCCGATCAATCTCGACCGGGCGATCACCGAGGGCCAGTTGAAGAAGGGTGACGTGGTCTTGATGGCCGCGTTCGCCCACGCAGGTGACTTCGCCGGTGCCGCCGCGGTCAAGTGGGGCGGCCGCTGA